The nucleotide window aagagaattataagCCAATCTCCCCAAAGAATACAGACACAAAGACTCTCaattaaaatacttgcaaacataattcaataatacataaaaagatcattcaccatgatcaagtaagtcAGTTTCATCCCAGAAATTCAAGGATGGtccaacatatgtaaatcaacaAATGTAGTCATATAGTCTACCACATGAATAGATATAGAGAGAAACCACATAATTATTCCAGTAGATAAAGAAAAGTCCTTGACAAAATCCCAAacactttcatgataaaagtcctggagaattTGGGAATACAGGGAGCATACCTCAACATCATAAAGCCAATATATAACAAGCCCACAGTCAACATGTTACATGGAGAAAAGCTTGAAGTATTTCCCATAAAAttaagaacaagacaaggatgttgACTCTCTCCAGCCTGTGCAACAGTGTGTGAAGTCTTTACTAGAGGAATAAcataagagaaagagaggaaggggtaAAAATATAGAGACCAGAATGGTGACGTTGTGGTGCTATGCCTTTGTCCCAAGAACTGCTAGAAAATATATATTCAGACTTAAAACTTCaaactttattttacatatagCAATACAGTTTACCTATTAAATAGCACTATAATAGATTGATTTATTACAGTTTTTTAAGAGCTAAAGTAGAAGTTTATTGACATCCATTTATGGAgtattttacacatacacaccagtAGAGAGTGCTCAACATTCAATTGACTCTTCTAAGAATTGCTTCATGAGAAAATGGGTTTCTTTGTCCTCCCCCAAGAAAGATACTTCTGCTATTTATGATCTTGAAAATAATGCATTTGTTTACACCACCTTCATAAAAACAGTCCTTAAGACCTCTGCAAACAGTGAAGAAATACTAGCAAAGAACCCTTTCCAAAATGCAATGCTTCACAACAGAGGTGTAGTGCAAGAGATAGAGGAAACAGGGACTCCCTGGAGGCTGTGCCCACATCTAGAGGAGGGCACCACAGAGCTGAGGCCCCAACTGGGTGGCCCTAGCTTCGGAGTGTGGCCAGCCGGGACTGCATGGCCTCCAggtcctcttcatcctcctcatcctctccctcttctgagtCAGCCATCACTCCAAGAGGTTTGGGCTCAGGAAGGGCGTCGGTTACTTTACTGGGTGCTTTGCCCAAGGCTCCTGCTGTGATTTCAAAGAGGATTCTGTCGATCTCCATTTCTGctgcttcttccatttcttcctgaTCATCCATGCTTTCAAATGTATCCTCTAACATTTCCTCTATGATTCCagccttcatcatctctttggaCAGCTTTCACATGGTGGCCTGGATTTCTGGGATCTTTACAAGACTCTGCATAGCCTTCATCACTTCTGTGCTCTTTTGCAGGGAACCAGCTACTCTTAGGACCGCAAGCTGGTTCTTCATCCCCATGAGCACAGAGTTCATGTGTGCTTTGGATGCATAGAGTTTGCTCACAGCCTTCCTTGACCTGATCATCTCCTTGGCCAGAACCACATAGACATCTTTTTGGCCCTTCTTGGCTGCATCTTTCACAGGccattttactttctcttcttctctttggaTATCTCTTAATTGCCTGTCAACAACTCTCATTTCCTTCCTGATCTTCAATGACCATTCATTGACCTGCTCTTTGGGAGGCTTCTCCTGGGTTTTTCCAAACAGCCCCATGACGTACTGGACTCCCCTCACCCTTTCCGACTTTCGACTTTCGGTTCCCTGCGCCCAGGCAGGTCACGGGCAGCCGCCTGGGCGGGGCTGCGAGGAAGGGAATCCAGACACCCAGAGCGATTTACTACAGTTTTAAggagaataaaaatggaaaattttcatgccgggcggtggtggcgcacgcctttactcccagcactcgggaggcagaggcaggcagatctctgtgagctcgaggccagcctggtctaccgagtgagatccgggaaaggcgcaaagctgcacagagaaaccctgtctcgaaaaacaaaacaaaaaacaaaaaacaaaaacaaaaaggaaaatttcaagatataaaaccttgtccccaaagcaaataaaacaatcaTATTTTCTAAGTGggtctgctgtggatatggctctgtatgctgtcaatgtgttgctctgattggttaataaatgaaatgatgattggtcagtagccaggcaggaagtataggtgggacaagcagagaagagaattctgagaacaggaagacagAGTCGAGAGTTGCTATcaagacatagaggaagcaagatgtgaaggcagaactgagcaaaggtaccaagccatgtggctaaacataaataagaattatgggttaatttaagtgtaagagctagtcagtaataagtctgagctaataaccaagcagttttaatataaatttctgagtgactattttataagtggctgtggggtcctTGGTGCCAggcacaggaaaaccttcagctacatgGGTCAATGTGACTAATGTACTAAGTAACTAGTCATCTATAGTTTCTATTGTATTAATAGTCaatggaataaaaaaagaaagcccacTATCACAACCACTGCCTTACAGGACTAACATGGATTGAATTCTATTAgaatgcaataaataaatgaaataataaaatacaaagtttTTCCACTTCAATGACCAGAACATTGAATTCACATAGTcatcactaaaaagaaaaaactatgaTGGaattgaaactagaaaaaaattgttttgtatctttgtggtggtttgaatcagaAGGACCATTATAGACTCACATTAGAGCACTTGGTCCCTGGCTGGTTTAACTCTTTGGGGAAGGATTAGAAAGTATGGCCTCattggagaaggtgggggtgggagtggactttgagtTTCAGAAGCTCACACAAGGCCCAGTTTcttgttctctgcctcctgcttgtagacaaaatgtaagctctcagctgctactCCCGCTGCCATGCCTATCtgcctgcttcccaccatgctggTCATGGATTGCCCCTCTGAAAGTATAGGCAGATCTCAGTCAAATGCCTTTTTTAATTAAGTTGCCATAGTCACGGTGTAtcttcacatcaacagaaaagtaactaaggcaatCCTTTTTCATGACTGTGTTCTGCCTACATTGTATCCTTCTTCATCACCTAATAATaccctgtctgtctcctttctaaATGTTAGactatatttacatttatacctGTTTATATGCATTAGCATATACATTATAGGCTAGGATATGCATAAGAggaagaatgtatttttttttcttctgcatttgGGTCACCTTGCTTATAATATGCTTTGCAAGTCCATCAACTTTCCTataaatttcagtttttctttattgttgaatAATAGTCCATTTTGTacatgtacaacattttctttattcatctatTTGTTGATGTACGTGCAGGCTGTTACCATTTCTTTGCTGTCATAagcagagcagaaacaaacatggaTCTGCAAAGATCTCTGGTAGGACATGCAGTGCTTTGAGCCAGGAGTGCGTAACTGGGTCATGTGATAGTGGCCTAAAAACGGGCAGCTCAACAGAACAGAATAGAGAATCTGGTAATAAACTTACAAACCTATGATCACCTAATTTTTGACAGACTTAACAAACATGCAGTGGGGAAAAGCCTACTcgacaaatggtgctggagaactgGACTAATTTGGACTTAGATCCATATTTTTTACagtatataaaaattacaaagtcCTTAATTTAAAACCCGAAATACTGAAACTGGAGGAAACATAGGAAATATTCTTCAAGATATTGGTGTAGGCAAGAATTTTCTGAACAGCACTCCAATATTACAGGATCTTGTCCCAAGAAATAATGGGActataagaaatttaaaagtttcagccaggggggtggtggtggcagcagtgcacgcctttaatcccagcactcgggagtcagaggcaggagcatccctgtgagttcgaggccagtctaggctacagagtgagttccaggaaaggctccaaagctacacagagaaactctgtctcaaaaaaacaaaaacaaaaacaaaaacaaaaaaacaaaaaacttcaaagTTTCTGCACAGTAAAAGAAACTATCagtaaaccaggtatggtggtgcaagcctttaatcccagcactcgggaggcagaggcaagcaaatctctgagtttgaggctagcctgatctacagagcaagttctaggatggcctgggctgcacagggaaaccttgtctcagaaatgagagagagagagagagagagagagagagagagagaaagagagagagagagagattaccaGTAGGGCAAACAGCAAACAGAATggcaaaaaaaatctttaccagtTGTACTTCAGACAGGGAACTAACACCtagaatttacacacacacacacacacacacacacacagagagagagagagagagagagagagagagagagagagagagagagagaatgaaaaaattcaatatcaaaaaaatttaaaatgccaGTCCATAAATGGGTGAAGGAAATTAAcagttttgaaaagaagaaacacaaatggccaataactacTTTAGAAACGTGGGTAAGGAGGTCAcaagggcaggggtggggagtggtgtGGGTGGACATGGAAGGTCTGGGAAGTGAATGTGATGGGGTGTATgacatgaaattcccaaagaatcaatgaaaatattatgttggggggGGGAAAGTTAGTAACGTGGGACCTCACTTCTTTAAGAGCACCTGATACCCAGAACACAGAAAGTGAAACAGGTTATTTTACAAATTTGCAAAGCTGGGCATTTGGGCATTAGCCCAGAAAGGCAGATAGATTGAACACACAGCGCAGTTGTTATTACCCTAATGTGGGTCACTTGCTCACTTTCCCCATCACCTGAGTAATCATCATTCTCACGTGACATCTAGGtcatcttttcctctttcttttcctacttCTTGACAAAGATGGTATGTGGATTCATCTCTATATTTtacattctatttatttaaatcaATCAAGAGTGCAGGTCACTAGGCAAACTTTTCTGTTAATAATTTTCTATTGTAATCTTTTAGGTTTTTGGGGTGGGTGGCTGTAGCTAGACTAATAGACATTAGCAGCAGGGTTCAGTGTTTTCTATTTGTGGCTGGTCCTCAAAGCACTTTTTGATAATGGaccattgtaaaaaaaaaaaaatcttgggggctagagagatggctcagtggctaaggacattgggtgttcttccagaggacccaggttcaattcccagcacccacatggcagcttacaactgtctgtaactccagttccaggggatctgataccgtCACACCAATGCaggtaaaataaagttaaataaattttttaaatatcttacaaAAATGTCCAACATTACTAGTCagcagggaaatgtaaattaaaactactgtGAGATACTACCTCACCCTAATCAGAATAGCTAACATCAAGAAATCTGACAAATGGACAAGATGTGAGAAAAGAAGAACCCTTAATTCACTGCTGGTggtaatgaaaattaatacagcAATTACAGAAATCAGTTTAGAAATTCCtagaaatttataaatataattgttATTCACACTTATATGAAAAGAACTAAAACTTTAAAAGCTAGATTGTTGAATTCTTTGCCCATATTTGCATTTTCTGGTTGCTCCCACAAGTCATAGGCTTAAAAACAACCAGGCTTTCCTGGAAATAGATACCACCATCTCAGTCTAGAGGAGAGGTCAGTCTAGAGATCAGGTCTGGGTGGCACCCAATCCTTTGACATAAACACATTTTCTCCACTACATATCAACCCGACCTGGCAGAATTCTCCCAGAAATGCAGTTGCTTCTCCTAGCGGATCCCGCACAGGACCTTGGGAAATGTCTCTTTGGCCTACTTCTGTGCGTGTACCAGTCTGGCCACCTGCGTCTTTGGCTGGTAAGTCTGGGAGTCTTGGCACTGCTTTCAGGACTGAGCCTGAGTTGTGTGTTCTTCACGGTGGATGCGAGGTTGTCAGAGGAGCCCCGACCAGAGCGGATCCTGGCAGCTGAAACGTGGGTGGTTTGCAGAAGGAGGGACCTGCAATGCAGGTGCTGGCCGGAGCCTGCCCTCTGGAGGGTTTCTCCGTAATGCGGGCCAAGAAAGGGGAGCAGGgccggtttttgttttttgttttattaattttttctttaaaaaaagtctaccaaccagccgggcggtagtggcgcacgcctttaatcccagcattcgggaggcagagccaggtgaaactctgtgagttcgaggccaggggaactctgtctcagagagagaaaaaaaaaaaaagcccaggtccagatggtttcagcacggaattctaccagattttcaaagaagagctaatttcAATACTCTTCAaagtgttccacacaatagaaatagaaggaacatcaccgctgggtggtggtggcacacgcctttaatcccagcactcgggaggcagaggcaggtggatctctgtgagttcgaggccagcctggtctccaaagtgagttccaggaaaggcacaaagctacaaagagaaatcctgtctcaaaaaaccaaccaaccaaacaaacaaataaataaaaacattaccaaactctttttatgaggctacagttaccctgacacccaaaccacacaaagatgcaacaaagaaagagaattacagaccaaactCCCTCATAaactttgatgcaaaaatattcaataaaatactggtaaacagacttcaagaacacatcaaaacaattatccaccatgatcaagtaggcttcatcccagggatgcaggactggttcaacatacaaaaatctgtcaatgcaatacaccatataaacaaactgaaaggaaaaaaaaaaaaacaaaacacatgatcatctcattagatgctgaaaaagcctttgacaaaatccaacacccctcacgataaaggtcctagagagatcaggaatacaaggaacatacctaaacataataaaggcaatttacagcaagccaacagccaacatcaaattcaatggagagaaactcaaagtgattccactaaaatcagaaacaagacaaggctgtccattatcctcatatttattcaatatagtacttgaagttctaactagagcaataagacaacaaaaggagatcaaagggatggaaattggaaaggaagaagtcaaattttcactatttgcagatgatatgatagtgtaaataagtgactccaaaaattctaccacggaactcctacagctgataaagtCCTTTagtaatgtggcaagatacaagattaacttaaaaaaaaatcagtagccctcttatatgcaaatgataaaagggccgagaaagaaatcagaggaataTCACCcttaacaatagccacaaataatataaaatacctagaggtaactctaactaagcaagtgaaagacctgtatgataagaactttaagtctctgaagaaagaaattgaagaagatgtcagaaaatagaaagatctcccatgctcgtggataggcaggattaacatagtaaaaatggcgatcttaccaaaagcaatctacagattcaatgtaatccccatcaaaattccaacacagttcttcacagacttggaaagaacaatacacaacttcatatggaaaaacaaatttttctattcattttacataccaaccacagattccccctctcctccttcctcctgcccccagctttACCCCCCTGCCCACCTCCTCCAacgcaaagtctcccatggggagtcagcacagcctggtgcattcagttgaggcaggtctaagcccctccttctccctgcaccaaggctgcgaaaggtgtcccaccataggcactgggctccacaaagcccgtTCATGTACCAGGCACAGATCCCTGGAACTCCAATGGCTTGAGGAAGGGACACAGAATGTGCATCCAGGGCCTACGGGCCACGGACGTGGTCTTCCCAGTCCAGAGATGGGGTCTTACGTGTTCTCAGTCAGTGCAGGGCGGGCTTGCCTATGCTCTTTTCAAAGGCTGTTTCCAGGACTGTCTTCTCTCCTTGGAATTCCTCTTTCCCTGGGCCAGGTTTTGTGATTGTTTAGTCGagaggccagtgtgtgtgtgcctctagGCTTTTCTAGAAACCATGAGAGTGGGCTAGGAAGTTCTGTGCACTTTGAGAGTGAAGATGTATATGTTTACATTCCTATTCTTCCCTTctatgtttacattatgattcttacTTCATGACATTCAGCTTTCCAGTCTGTGTGATAAGAGTAGTAATGTGGGGGCCTCAACCTCCCACAGTGAGAAATGCTCAGCACCCGAAGATAAAGGAAATGTTCTTTATCAGCATGCAGCTGTAGCCTCTAGCTAGTGCTCAAAGAGGCCCATACCCAATAAGAAacatatcattttatatatatatatatatatattttttttttttttttttttttaacacaatcTTGTGACCATCTTAGGAGGGTCTTTTTTTATCCCCTCCCCAGAGgagatttttttcccagagctaaGCATGTTTTAAGAAGCTGAAATTTGCAGGTTTCTAGTTAAGACAGTCACTCTTAACAAACAGAACTTGCTGTCTAAGGGGATATTGGTGATGCTCATTTCTCAAGGGAGAAGAGCAGACAGAtgtttaagaaaaagagaaagaggcaaGCAGGCTTATAAAACAGGAGTCAGTAGTTCAGTTTTAGCTGTGTTGTCTCAGATCAGTTTCCTAAATGAgctttttaatcatatttttgtAATGTTAATGCTTGCAATTTACCTTTCCTCCATTAATAATTCTAGAGAAAGGGCCCCAAATTCCCAGACAAGATAGTGGTATGTATGCTGACCATGACTTGCCATGTGGCATTCGTATTTGTAGAGTTCTGTTTGGCTCTTTAAGTGATATTTTTGGCCCTGTCCTGCACCACATAGCTTGACTAGTACTCCTGGTTTGAGTTTACAAGTTTGTCTAAGACCTTGTTGCCAGAGACTGTGGTGCTAGAATTAAGTGGGTTTAGGAGTTTGAAAAAAGGAGGCCTTTTCTCTAAAAAGACAATCAGACCCCTTCCCTCTGGACTCTCACCAGCATTTGAGAGCCACAGGAAGGGATAAATCTAATTTTATATAAGGCTCAGGCAAATGTCCCTACTGCCTAGAGTCCACAAGATTTAAGGTGTTCTGTTTCATTTAAAAGCTCTCTACTTCTAGGAGCAGTTACATATAAAATCATgctgtagccaggcggtggtggtgcacgcctttaatcccagcactcgggaggcagaaccaggcaggcacaaagctataaagagaaaccctgtctcgaaaaaccaaaaaaaaaaaaaaaaaaaaaatcttgctgtattatgcttttgttttgttttgagacagggtctcactatgttgccctggctggccttgatctagctatgtagaccaggctgacgtCAAACTAagagctctgcttgcctctgcttcctaagtgctgggattaaagatatgtgccaccatgcctggcctcctacaaaattttgttaaaaaaaaaatcaagttttgaaAGGTGAAATGTCAGTGTTTGCTGCATGCAGTGAGCCAGCACAGCTGGCCAAAGCGCCCAACGATTCAGGCATTTGAAGTTGTGCAGGTTCGCACATGTGAGGTAGGCTCAGCTGGACTTCTTGTGCTACCTTTGATTGCCTCACGCTGACTGAGGCTGGTTGATTAAGGTATGTCACTCATGTGGACAGAAAGTTTTGCTGACTCTTGGCGAGGCGTTGTATCTAGAAAACACAGTACAGGCTCTTCACAGTATGGGTCTCCACGAACACCACCACCAGCAGGTAATGGTTTTTCAGAACTGTGTTTATGTCACATTTACTAAAGTCACATTGGCCAAAGCAAGGGAGATGGCAATGTGTAGGTCATTGTTCCAAGCTGTATATGAATATTTGAATACTGGGAAATGTGTCATTGGGAACCATTACTGGAATAGTTTACCATGGGAAATactgtgtattttcttttctgtgtaattGTGGGTGAGAAATATTGGGTTGTAACATGTATACTTTTCATGATGTTTAAGAATGCAGTAGCTAGTGGAAATGCTTGTATAGGATCCTGTTGGGTTTCCCAGCAGTGACAGGAAAATAGCTCATACATCCTAAGTTTACtttcatgtggtgatattttatttgtgctgaaatgtgatattttattttatgttaataaataaagtttgcgaacaatcagactgcaacccacagaaccagggaagcTATATAGCagaggggaccctaggatgactgtggcttacaataagttttggttttactcaattactgggcaagcctcaatgaaacatttcacaattaggataagaatttatactgtatcaagctgataatagaaaaataaataaattaattaattaattaattaattaaaatggggGATAAAATAAACCCTAGGggggaaaagtaaaaataaataaatttaataaaattttttaatacaaataaaaccatgaaattagaaagaaagagagagagagagaaagaaagaaagaaaggaaggaaggaaggaaggaaggaaggaaggaaggaagaaaggaaggaagaaagaaggaaagtttgcctggagatcagaggttataGTGAGCCATAAActgaagtcaggcggtggtagcacatgctcttaatctgatcacatggcaggcagagtctgtgtgtgttcTAGGACTCAGACAAGCGTggagatacacacctttaatcccagtaacaaacatagagacctggaggtctgtatagacaggcagtggcaAGGAAGTGATGttgctgggcttagagccaatgagaaggcagaacaggaaggcaataaaggcacaggttagacaggaagacgttctcttgggaagctacagcgaggtggtgagctaaggttagttggccgCTGTTGCTTtaatctctatggcttgcacccctgtatatggctttgtgtttcttatttaatgagactgtttagaaatttgtccacACTTTTATGACATTAATTTTGGTGAGGACATGTGTCATCCTTTTGttgaaataactaaaaaaaaaaatgtgaaacattAGTTCTTGCTAATTCAGTAGGTAATAGGTATTTTAGTTaaccttaaaatatttataatctctACAAACTACTTAGGTGTGGATGCACCTTCACTGTGTTCTTTGATGTTGCTGCCTGAGACATAAAGGTCTTTTCTCAAGAAGGATTTCCAGCGGTGTGCAGTGTTCTGAATGGAGCAATGTAGGATTAGACCACACAAGTTCTCCTGACTTTGTTCTTCCCCTCTCAACTATGCTTCCAGAGAACTCTCTGCActgcaaggagaaagaaaaagaaaatgatgctcTGGtgagttgtttgtgtgtgtgtgtgtgtgtgtgtgtgtgtgtgtgtgtgtgtgtgtgtgtgtagggcagagATTGATGTCACGTATCTGTCTCAATTTccctctgtagatgtaacagtcttttaaaataagaaacacagagccaaatacagagttaaaaacccaggaggtcagagcagtagctgagacttaaaaccgccttcttacccttcactgctgctgtcgtccttcccctcagaaagcgacctacttcctgtgtcctgtcttttgattgactttctgttctgccttctcactggttgtaaacccaaccacatgacctcctcgtcactctctgtctatacagacctccaggtcttctatggttggtattgagattaaaggcatgtgtctccatgatggctgtgtccttgaacacagagatctatctgtcatgtgatctggattaaaggtggcCTCTGCcactgccaccgccacccggcttctgctatggcttgctattagctctgaccccccaggcaaatttatttattaacatacaaataaaatcacatttcagtacaaataaaatatcagcatatCCCTCCACCTTATTAttatcactgaacctggagctgctTAATTTGGTAAGCCTGGCCAGCCAGTAAGTCcctgggatcttcctgtctctagtctcccagtgctgggattataggtgtgggtCTGCACACCtgacttttttatgtgggtgctagacattgaactcagttcttcatgaTTGTGTAGCAAGACATTTTTGAGCCCTCTTTTGAGCCCTCTGTAAGCCTGTATTTTAGTAGATGGGTGGTATTCACTTTTATGTGCGTACTAGTAGTTCTTCAGTATTtaggaaagaaatacaaagatgCCCATTTTGTTACTTACTCTTCTCATTTCTGTGACCCagtacctgacaagaagcaacttaagggaaaaaaagTTTGATTTGGCTCATATAAACCATCACGTCAGAGAAGACTTGTTAACAGGAGTGTGAGGCAtgggtcacatggcatccacattcaggaagcagagaacagataaGAAATGGGGCTAGACTATAAAACCAGCCCTGAGTTACCTTCAGCAATGATCTCT belongs to Onychomys torridus chromosome 10, mOncTor1.1, whole genome shotgun sequence and includes:
- the LOC118592461 gene encoding LOW QUALITY PROTEIN: charged multivesicular body protein 3-like (The sequence of the model RefSeq protein was modified relative to this genomic sequence to represent the inferred CDS: substituted 1 base at 1 genomic stop codon) gives rise to the protein MGLFGKTQEKPPKEQVNEWSLKIRKEMRVVDRQLRDIQREEEKVKWPVKDAAKKGQKDVYVVLAKEMIRSRKAVSKLYASKAHMNSVLMGMKNQLAVLRVAGSLQKSTEVMKAMQSLVKIPEIQATMXKLSKEMMKAGIIEEMLEDTFESMDDQEEMEEAAEMEIDRILFEITAGALGKAPSKVTDALPEPKPLGVMADSEEGEDEEDEEDLEAMQSRLATLRS